DNA sequence from the Zonotrichia albicollis isolate bZonAlb1 chromosome 29, bZonAlb1.hap1, whole genome shotgun sequence genome:
ATGGATTGCAAAGGATTCACAATTAAGATATTATTTTGTCATCTAGCTGAACACAGGGATCCTTTCTGGGCCCAGATCAGTATTCTGGGCAGCACAGTTCCTGTTTGTGCAGGCCACTACATTAATCATCACTTGCCCCTGATTAATTCTGTTGCACTCAGCAATATCACCCTGCACTTGTGGTCACCTTTGTAGACATTTGGTGACAAAGCACCTAAAATCTGAACCAGGAAAATCAATCTTAAATGCAGTTAAGCAGGTTTCAAGGCCTGATATTTGTGGTGAGGTCAGGTGTAGGGAGAGCTGAACTCTCACTGGTCACTTGTAGAAACAGCCCGAAGAAGTTTTATGGCTGAATTAGAGATTTCTTTTTCACTCTTTGTATTGAAATTAGCGGTGTTCTTGCTTTTAACTGTTGCTTAATTACAACTCCGCCTGTATTTCAACATATCTGTGACAACAGGTTGCATATTTCTCTCACAGTCTGGTCTGTGTTCTCCTTTGAAGTACTTTCCTTAAGAAACCTGACTTGTGGAACAATTCTTTGTTTTCAAACGTGCTTTGGGAACAATCAAACATTTCCTTCCGCTCACGAAACCACCTTGGGACTCCCTGGGAATGGTGCTTAAATGGCTTTTTCATGCATTTCCACAAGGCTGGAGAGtgaagggagaggagagaggtgGAGGAAAGAGGTAGGACACAACTCACACCTGGTAGTCAGGTTTGTCAAATGGAAATCTTTATTGTTAACAAGTTGCTGTGACAGGCAAAGATCCTGGAATTCTTTTCTCTTGGCTCTCTCTGCAGATCTTTTACTTCCCTTGTGATAAACACACACCTTTGGGTGCTGCATTTCCCCTCAAATCTGAACCTGCACCTTCATTCTTATGGGTTTTCCTCAttaaaaaattcctttctgATGTTTTCCCAGTTCTCCTGCTTTTACCAGGGAATAAAGACAGCGTGACTTGAAACCTCAATTTCatgtggcagagcactggacTAATCCTTTCCAAAAAGATTAACTCAACCCTTAAATCTTTAGTGTTTTTAACCAGGTGTTTCTCAGCATTACAAAGCAGAACCATTCCTTAAGAATTTTGCTTGGAATGATGTTTGTAAAGCACCTTGTCTGTCTTTGTAGGAAACCAGACTCGGGAGGCTTATCAATGAGGTGAGGAAGAAGACATCCAATGAGGAACTTGCCAAACGTGCCAAGAAATTGCTGAGGAATTGGCAGAAGCTGATAGAACCCGTAACCCAGAGCGAGCCAGTGCCAAGGGGGCTGCCCAACCCGCCAGGATCAGCAAATGGAGGTGCCCACAACTGCAAACCAGACTCgcagctccctgctgtgcccGGCGCCAAGCCCATCAGCGAACTGAAAAGCAGGAATGACATCCAGAAACTCAATTCTCCAaaaacagagaaactgggaaatAGGAAAAGGAAAGGTGATCACAGGGACGGGCATCAGGGCCCTCCTCCCCCAAAGGTCTCCAAAGCTAGTCATGAAGTATTACAAAACTCTTCACCCCCTCCAACCAATGGGATTGGAGGTAGTCCTGAAAATTTTCCTAGTCCTGTAGACATAAACCTCCATGCAGGGCCTGAAAGCAGCAGGACAGATCTCAGTGAAAACGATAAACACAATAAGATCCCAGTAAACGCTGTCAAACCTCACACCAGTTCTCCAGGACTTGTAAAACCGTCAAGCACTTCCTCGTTACTAAAGACTGCAGTGCTTCAGCAGCATGATAAATCAGAAGAAGCCACGGGCCCCCACCAGCCCAAGAGCCCACGCTGCTCCTCCTTTAGCCCCAGGAACGTTAGGCATGATACTTTTGCTCGGCAGCACACCACGTACTCACCAAAGGATTCGATGCCCAGTCCGTCTCAAAGGTCTCAGCTCGCGGACGCCGCGCCGGTGCCGTCGCCGCCTCCATCCCTGATGCAGCCATCCACACCTCCCGTGCCAGCCAAGAGACTGGAGTTCCCTGCCCAGGCGGCCCCCGAGgtggcacagcactggcaggagcagcagggagcccccgagggccagcacaggcacacagcagggacacttcAGCAGCACACGGCTCCCGGCTGCAAAGGCCACCCCGGGGAATCGCACACGGGCTTCCCACAGGACGCTTCCAGAATGGACAGTGACGATGCTGCTTCAGGGTCTGAtagcaaaaagaagaaaaggtacCGACCCAGAGACTATACAGTCAACTTGGATGGGCACGTGATAGAAGGGGGTGTGAAACCTGTGAGgttaaaagagagaaaactcACTTTTGATCCCATGACAGGACAGATAAAACCTTTAACACCGAAAGATCCTTTGCAGGTAGAAATCCCTGCACTAACCGAACAGCACAGGACAGAAACGGAAAAGCAGGAGCAAAAACCCAACCTGCAAAGCCCCTTTGAACAAACGAACTGGAAAGAGTTGTCCAGAAATGAAATCATTCAGTCATATTTAAACAGACAGAGTAGCTTGCTGTCCTCATCAGGAGTACAGACTCCAGGAGCTCACTACTTCATGTCTGAGTATTTAAAGCAGGAGGAAAGCACTAGAAAAGAGGCTAGAAAGACTCACGTTCTAGCTCCTAACAGCAAACCTACAGACTTGCCTGGGGTCACCAGAGAGGTCACGGGCGATGACCTCGACAGAATACGTGACCACAACTGGCCGGGCGTGAACGGTTGTTATGACACACAGGGTAACTGGTATGATTGGACACAGTGCATATCCTTAGATCCACACGGGGATGATGGGAGATTGAACATCCTGCCTTACGTCTGCCTAG
Encoded proteins:
- the MED26 gene encoding mediator of RNA polymerase II transcription subunit 26, translated to MTAAPAPSPQQIRDRLLQAIDPQSNIHNMVAVLEVISSLEKYPITKEALEETRLGRLINEVRKKTSNEELAKRAKKLLRNWQKLIEPVTQSEPVPRGLPNPPGSANGGAHNCKPDSQLPAVPGAKPISELKSRNDIQKLNSPKTEKLGNRKRKGDHRDGHQGPPPPKVSKASHEVLQNSSPPPTNGIGGSPENFPSPVDINLHAGPESSRTDLSENDKHNKIPVNAVKPHTSSPGLVKPSSTSSLLKTAVLQQHDKSEEATGPHQPKSPRCSSFSPRNVRHDTFARQHTTYSPKDSMPSPSQRSQLADAAPVPSPPPSLMQPSTPPVPAKRLEFPAQAAPEVAQHWQEQQGAPEGQHRHTAGTLQQHTAPGCKGHPGESHTGFPQDASRMDSDDAASGSDSKKKKRYRPRDYTVNLDGHVIEGGVKPVRLKERKLTFDPMTGQIKPLTPKDPLQVEIPALTEQHRTETEKQEQKPNLQSPFEQTNWKELSRNEIIQSYLNRQSSLLSSSGVQTPGAHYFMSEYLKQEESTRKEARKTHVLAPNSKPTDLPGVTREVTGDDLDRIRDHNWPGVNGCYDTQGNWYDWTQCISLDPHGDDGRLNILPYVCLD